One part of the Streptococcus sp. oral taxon 431 genome encodes these proteins:
- the glgD gene encoding glucose-1-phosphate adenylyltransferase subunit GlgD, which produces MKIDKYSAILGNTVGFHDMSTLTDNRPVASLPFGGKYRLIDFPLSSLANAGVRSIFGIFQQDNISSVFDHIRSGREWGLNTLLSHYYLGIYNTRVESSTVGKEYYQQLLTYLKRSGSDQTVSLNCDVLVNIDLNQVFHLHNTTKSPITVVYKKLPKKDISEVNAILDIDETDHVLSHKLFDKKSDQEYYNMSTDIFVVDTQWLIKRLEEEAQKEYPEKLRYVLRDLAAKEGAFAYEYTGYLANIHSVETYYQANLDMLDQHKFYSLFSPNQKIHTKVKNEEPTYYASGSKVNTSQFASGSIIEGEVDKSIISRNVRINKDSLVKESLIFPRVIVGKGAQVEYAIVDKGAEIAEGVVIRGTAENPVVIKKGEKVTEDVLS; this is translated from the coding sequence ATGAAGATTGATAAATATTCAGCCATTTTAGGAAACACAGTTGGTTTTCATGATATGTCAACATTGACAGACAACCGTCCAGTGGCTAGCTTGCCATTTGGAGGGAAATATCGTTTGATCGACTTCCCACTATCAAGTCTTGCAAATGCTGGTGTGCGTAGTATTTTCGGGATCTTCCAGCAAGATAATATCAGCTCTGTTTTTGACCACATTCGTTCAGGACGTGAATGGGGCTTGAATACTCTTCTTAGCCACTACTATCTTGGAATCTACAATACTCGTGTAGAAAGTAGCACTGTTGGTAAAGAGTACTATCAACAACTTTTGACTTACCTAAAACGTTCAGGTTCAGACCAAACCGTTTCCTTGAACTGTGATGTTTTAGTGAATATCGATCTCAATCAAGTTTTCCATTTACATAATACAACAAAATCACCAATCACAGTAGTTTATAAGAAATTACCTAAGAAAGATATTTCAGAAGTAAATGCAATCCTTGATATTGATGAAACTGACCATGTGCTTTCTCACAAACTCTTTGATAAAAAATCAGACCAAGAATACTACAACATGTCGACAGATATTTTTGTAGTAGACACTCAATGGTTGATTAAGCGTTTGGAAGAAGAAGCTCAAAAAGAATATCCAGAAAAATTACGCTATGTTCTTCGTGATTTGGCAGCAAAAGAAGGTGCTTTTGCATATGAATATACAGGTTACCTAGCAAATATTCATTCAGTAGAAACATACTATCAAGCGAATCTAGATATGCTTGATCAGCATAAATTCTACTCTTTGTTCTCACCAAATCAAAAAATTCATACTAAAGTTAAAAACGAAGAACCTACCTACTATGCATCAGGTTCAAAAGTGAACACATCTCAATTTGCTTCTGGTAGTATCATTGAAGGTGAAGTGGATAAATCTATTATTTCGCGTAATGTTCGAATCAATAAAGATAGCTTGGTTAAAGAGTCTCTTATTTTCCCTCGCGTTATCGTTGGTAAAGGTGCACAAGTCGAGTATGCAATCGTTGATAAGGGTGCTGAAATAGCTGAGGGAGTTGTCATTCGAGGTACAGCAGAAAACCCTGTTGTCATCAAAAAAGGCGAAAAAGTAACAGAGGATGTCCTTTCATGA
- the glgA gene encoding glycogen synthase GlgA — protein MKILFVAAEGAPFSKTGGLGDVIGALPKSLVKAGHEVAVILPYYDMVEAKFGDQIEDVLQFEVYVGWRRQFCGIKKTVLNGVTFYFIDNQYYFFRGHVYGDFDDGERFAFFQLAALEAMERIGFIPDVLHAHDYHTAMIPFLLKEKYRWIQAYQGIKTVLTIHNLEFQGQFSESMLWDLFRVGFERYADGTVRWNDCLNWMKAGILYADRVSTVSPSYAYEIMTTEFGCGIDQILRMESGKVSGIVNGIDTDLYNPETDALLDYHFNKNDLSGKAQNKAKLQEKVGLPVRSDVPMIGIVSRLTRQKGFDVVVESLHRMLQEDIQIVLLGTGDSGFEQAFSWFSQVFPEKLSANITFDVKLAQEIYAACDIFLMPSRFEPCGLSQMMAMRYGTLPLVNEVGGLRDTVQAFNPIDGTGTGFSFNNLTPYWLNWALQTALDVYHNHPDVWKNMQVQAMECDFSWDTACKSYLDLYHSLAN, from the coding sequence ATGAAAATTTTATTTGTAGCAGCCGAAGGAGCCCCTTTTTCTAAAACAGGTGGCTTGGGAGACGTTATCGGAGCACTTCCAAAATCATTAGTAAAAGCTGGGCATGAAGTTGCTGTTATCTTACCCTACTATGACATGGTTGAAGCCAAGTTTGGTGATCAGATTGAAGATGTCCTTCAATTCGAAGTATACGTTGGTTGGCGCAGACAATTTTGTGGAATTAAGAAAACTGTTTTAAACGGTGTTACTTTCTACTTTATTGACAATCAATATTATTTCTTCCGCGGACATGTGTATGGAGATTTCGATGATGGTGAACGTTTTGCCTTCTTCCAACTTGCAGCCCTAGAAGCTATGGAGCGTATTGGATTTATCCCTGATGTCCTCCACGCTCATGACTACCATACAGCTATGATTCCTTTCTTGTTGAAGGAAAAATACAGATGGATTCAAGCCTACCAAGGAATCAAGACTGTTTTGACCATTCATAACTTGGAATTTCAAGGTCAATTCTCTGAAAGTATGCTTTGGGACTTGTTTAGAGTTGGTTTCGAACGTTACGCTGATGGAACAGTTCGTTGGAATGATTGTCTTAACTGGATGAAGGCAGGTATTCTCTATGCAGATCGTGTATCAACCGTGTCACCGAGTTATGCTTATGAAATCATGACTACAGAGTTTGGTTGCGGTATTGATCAAATTCTTCGTATGGAATCTGGTAAGGTTTCAGGTATTGTTAATGGTATAGATACAGATTTGTACAACCCAGAGACGGATGCTTTACTTGACTATCATTTTAATAAAAATGATTTGTCAGGAAAGGCTCAAAATAAAGCAAAACTTCAAGAAAAAGTTGGTCTTCCAGTACGTTCCGATGTACCAATGATTGGTATTGTATCTCGCTTAACTCGTCAAAAAGGTTTTGATGTGGTAGTTGAGAGCTTGCATCGAATGCTTCAAGAGGATATTCAAATCGTTCTTTTGGGAACTGGAGATTCAGGATTTGAACAAGCCTTCTCTTGGTTTAGTCAAGTATTCCCAGAAAAACTTTCTGCCAATATCACTTTCGATGTGAAATTAGCTCAAGAGATTTATGCAGCATGTGATATTTTCCTCATGCCAAGTCGCTTTGAACCATGTGGACTTTCACAAATGATGGCCATGAGATATGGAACCCTTCCTTTGGTAAATGAGGTTGGTGGTCTTAGAGATACTGTTCAAGCCTTTAATCCAATTGATGGGACAGGTACAGGCTTTAGCTTTAATAACCTAACTCCATACTGGCTCAACTGGGCATTGCAAACAGCTTTGGATGTTTATCACAACCATCCTGATGTTTGGAAGAACATGCAAGTTCAAGCTATGGAATGTGATTTCTCTTGGGATACAGCCTGCAAGTCATATCTTGATTTGTACCATAGCCTAGCAAACTAA
- a CDS encoding glucose-1-phosphate adenylyltransferase gives MKNEMLALILAGGQGTRLGKLTQSIAKPAVQFGGRYRIIDFALSNCANSGIHNVGVITQYQPLALNNHIGNGSSWGLDVIDSGVSILQPYSASEGNRWFEGTSHAIYQNIDYIDSINPEYVLILSGDHIYKMDYDDMLQSHKDNNASLTVAVLDVPLKEASRFGIMNTDANNRIVEFEEKPAQPKSTKASMGIYIFDWKRLRNMLVAAEKNNVDMSDFGKNVIPNYLETGESVYAYEFNGYWKDVGTIESLWEANMEYISPENALDSRNRQWKIYSRNLIAPPNFLGEFAQVEDSLVVDGCYVNGTVKHSILSTAAQVRKGAEVVDSVIMSGAVIGKGAKIKRAIIGEGAVIADGVEIDGTEEVQVVGYNEVVGVATDED, from the coding sequence ATGAAGAATGAAATGCTAGCTTTAATCCTTGCCGGTGGGCAAGGAACTCGTCTCGGTAAACTCACTCAAAGCATTGCAAAACCAGCTGTGCAATTTGGTGGGCGCTACCGTATCATTGACTTTGCTCTTTCTAACTGTGCCAACTCTGGTATCCACAATGTCGGAGTTATTACACAGTACCAACCTCTTGCTCTTAACAATCATATTGGGAATGGTTCTAGTTGGGGTCTAGATGTAATCGATTCAGGTGTTTCAATTCTTCAACCTTACTCTGCAAGTGAAGGAAATCGTTGGTTTGAAGGTACAAGTCACGCGATATACCAAAATATTGATTATATTGACAGCATCAACCCAGAGTATGTATTGATCCTTTCAGGTGACCACATCTACAAGATGGATTACGATGATATGCTCCAATCACACAAGGACAATAATGCCAGCTTGACAGTTGCTGTCTTAGATGTGCCACTTAAAGAAGCTAGCCGTTTCGGTATCATGAATACAGATGCAAACAATCGCATTGTAGAATTTGAGGAAAAACCAGCTCAACCAAAATCAACCAAGGCGTCCATGGGTATTTATATCTTTGACTGGAAACGTCTTCGTAATATGCTAGTTGCTGCGGAAAAGAACAATGTAGATATGTCAGACTTTGGTAAGAACGTTATTCCAAACTATCTTGAAACTGGTGAAAGTGTCTATGCTTATGAGTTCAATGGATACTGGAAGGACGTTGGTACTATCGAATCTCTTTGGGAAGCGAACATGGAATATATCTCTCCAGAAAATGCTCTCGATAGTCGTAACCGTCAATGGAAGATTTATTCTCGTAACCTAATTGCTCCACCAAACTTCCTTGGAGAATTCGCTCAAGTAGAAGACTCTCTTGTAGTGGACGGCTGTTACGTAAATGGTACTGTAAAACACTCTATCCTCTCAACAGCAGCTCAAGTTCGTAAAGGAGCAGAAGTTGTTGACTCTGTCATCATGAGTGGAGCAGTTATCGGAAAAGGCGCTAAGATTAAACGTGCCATTATTGGTGAAGGAGCTGTCATTGCTGATGGTGTAGAAATTGACGGAACAGAAGAAGTACAAGTAGTCGGATATAACGAAGTAGTGGGGGTAGCAACAGATGAAGATTGA